ACGTCAGAGAGCATTGTTGGCAATGGCACTACTTTGTACCACCAGCCTGTGGAATGCGCGGAGGGACACCACAGAGTGAGGCGGTGGTTGAATTTTTTCGGCATGTCTGAGTTCTCCAAGGAGGATACAGGGTAAACATCCCGCAACTATTTCAGGAACCAACCGGCCTATAGTCAAGTCCGTTTTGTGGCGGTAACACAGGACACACCAAAACACACCAagcgtggaaaaaaaaaaaaaaaaaagtacaacagtGTTTACCCTGGTGTGTTTGGTTAGGCTCGTCGGCTTTTCTATGTGCCCCGGAGCCCCCGTCCATATGGAGCCTTTCATGGCCCCTGCGGTTCACCGGAGTCCTGCAGCAGACTCCTGCCTTTACCTCACAGGCTGCGAGTGGGAACTTGTCCGAAAAGCTAACAGAGAAATTCTTCTGGCTTAGTAGCGGAGCAGTTCATACAAAAACAATACTTTGAAGAGCTGCGACAGCGCCAGGGCCAGTCTGTCGTCTCCTCTGTTCCAGGGGGAATAATAGTCACATTTCAGCCTTCACAGAAAGGCCTCGGAACTATGTGTCATTATCTTCAAAAGGGCGGACAAAACACGTGACACAAACACGACCTGTGGGCCTTTTGTTTGCCACAAGAAAAccttgcaatttttttttttttttttttttttttttttatgatagaaaatgaaacaaaaaatgattGTCCAAAATGTGGTGACAGAGGCCCTTACGGTATCAGTTCCTGTATGCTCCAAAGGATCCTTCATTGGACATTTTTCATTGGATCTATGAGTGGTTTCAAAGCTATAGCCCAGGATTTACTACAACACAAAAGGTGAAAATAAGGCAGAAATATTAAACCAAATTAGTCTGTTCCTCATTTGTTATGACACCTTGTTTCATCGAGGCTTCTTCAGATCATTCAAAAGACATTTAATTACTTAACCCTGATGACGTCACCGTGTCATCATCAGGCGTTATACTTCACAGACTTGACAAAGCTCGTCCATAGCCTGCAGGAGACATTACAGAACTGTTTTTGACGAGCTGTAAATGACTTTTCATGTCCACTGACTGAGACAGTTAAAAGTCATTGGAGTACTCCTTTAATACTTTAAAGGAATCACTCGGTAGCTTCTTTCTTCTGCACCCTGGCGTGAATGCGCGCACACATTTTATGGCGTGAACTCTCAAGCAATGGCATCAAAAAGTTGTATCCATAATATTTAATGTAGGCTGCAATAGGCCTAGAAATTGCAACTAGAAAACAAACatacccccccaaaaaataaaaaaatagacatAACTATGGATTGCtgaaaaaaggataaaaaaaagataaactacTATGACTGAATAAAGAAGGaaacccattttaaacacctgTAAAATAAACGAGAGAATATAGGAATTATCAATGTTTATAAAGTTATtaacagagcttttattttatttttttacgtcTAGGATTTCTCCATTGAAACGCCACAGGAAGCCCACGACTCTCAGTGAAGCTTTAGCGATACCCAGTGGCCTGTTcaaagaactacaaaacaacATGGCGGCCCCCGTGAGGACATTGTGCTGCTCAGGTGAGACAGAGGTTATTCACtaaatgtgttgtgtgttgagCCTCGTTTTAACTTTGACTGGTGAGTTCAGCTTCTGTGGATATCTTCTTGTACCTGTCGctatctttgtttttatcttttttttgtaaataactCTTATAAATAAAGAAACGACGAGCACCGAGCCTGATGCTACCAGACCCGAGCATACTGTTGGATAAAGTAGCATTTCGTTTATGTAGGTTTGTCAAATGCGTTTCCATGTATTTACTAAAAGGTTTcatctgtgtttctgtaaaCGACTGGTGATTAtagatgttgtttgtgttgtttgacaGTGCTGAGGCTCTCCAGCAGACAATTCAGCACGACATGTGGAGTACGAGCTGGAGACAAATGGAGGAAAGAgtaagtattattattattaataataatacactTAGTTGATATAGCACCTTTCACAGAGCGAGGTCACTAATAAGTGTCTATCAAAATATATTAACATAAGAGTCATAACAACAATCACATCATGCAAGATGAATACagatcacagaaaaacaacacttgCATGTAATAGAAACCAGGTTAAATGTCAAACACTGATTTGAAAAGGTGTCTTAagcagcttttttaaaaacatcaagagAAGCTGCTctgtggagaggaagagagatcCAAGTCGGAGACACCAAATTCAAAAGCAGGATCACCTTTGGTTATCAATGTGACATGAGGAGGGACAACCTGTAATCTGGGGTCAGCAGACCTGAGGGGGGTCTATGTAGGGATGGAGCAGGTCACAGATATAGATGATGATGCAGGCCGGTGTGTAGTATGAGTGAACCTGCTGGAGTTTGTTAACAATCTTGCAGCTgcattttaaatttttattttgcattttgtgcctttttttttttttaaattagagagacaggacagtggacagagtcggaaatcaaggagagagagagagagagagtagggaatgacgtgcggaaaggagccacaggtcggatttgaacccgggctgcccgcctggaggacGCTCTAACCaccgcgccaccagcgcccctcgCAGCTGCATTTTAAGCTGTTTAAAGGGGAAGTTAGACTTTTTCCTCGTTGTAGTGTGTTGTCATATCTTTCATGGCTGCTGCTTTGTACAACAACTTAAATTCCAACGGTGGCGATTTAAAAACtttgaaggataaaaaaaaatcagcgaGGTTGTCAAACGCGAGTATACTCTGCAGCTTTTACCTCTTCATTGTAAACCTATACATTAGCTTCCTCACGCTGTGTTCACTGCTCCTGGTCAAAGTGCAGATTTGATAACTGAGGTGCAACGttttatgaaaatctttttGCTTATTTGCATATCTTTGAATTCCACTGTGAGTAGGACAATGCTGCTCTACAGGCAAGAAGTTAATATATTAAAGATCTTTTTTGTTCATCCAAAGTTGCTCTACTGTTAATTGTATCGTGTTTGTTATTGgctaagtgttttttttttttttttttttcctatgaTACTCTTGTAAAATAGTCCCAAAACTTCCATGTGAATGTAGCCCTTCATTTGAAACGGAATTtaatgaaattttttttttttttattattattttttttataattttgtgTCACTCTTTTAAAACCCAGAGaatcaaaatcaacacaaacatgtatcTCTTAAAAACCGAAATTAAATCTAAAGGACTCCAACACAAATCATGACAGGTTTTAAACGCTTTGGGGTAAAAATTTGGACCTCCTGACTGTTCGGCTTTAATTTTCTGCAACGCAACCCTCATCACATACTGAGGagataaatcatttaaaagataACATTTGTGCTTCCCTGCAGAAATGGACTCTCCCGCACTGGTTCAGAATACGGCCCCCCTGACAGATCTGCCTGACTGGTCATTTGCAGGTATTGTTTATCTCTACATTTCAAAGACACTATTTTTCCCAGCACAGTTTTGTAATATCTCATCATGgggcttttttctctctctctttgtgttccTGCACAGATGGAAGACCAGCACCTCCACTGAAAGGACACttgaaaagaaagcagcagagagaagataTAGCAGTGAGTATCCAcatgctttttcattttttaaattgaactttTCGACTgttctttctgtgtttgctgcttttctgtaaccttttatctcccccccctctctctctcagagacGTATCGTGATGCTGAGCTCGGAGGTGGACATGGGGATCGAGGCGTGGAGGGAGAAACAGGAAGAGGCCAAACGAGTGGAGGAGCACAAAAAGTCTCTTTTACTCAAACCTAAAGCGAAgctaatgaataaaaaaactccCAGTTAGAAAGAGATCACCATGTCGCGTTATGACACGTTCAAACAACATGTTGACCTTCGGCttgatgatgatatttatgtaaaccttttcttttcttcgtGTTTCTgcaataaattgtgttttcccGATTCATTCTTAAAACACGTTTCTGTTTTGTGGGTTGAAAAAGTAGAAGTTAATGTCCCTCTTCTTCCAGCAGAATGCAgcatttctcctttttctcagaCCCTGTGGTGGCTCAAACGCCATTTTGTCTGCTGTTGGCTTCAGATAAGGAGTTTTTTGGTGAAGGGAGGAGCTGGCAAGCATGAAGTTGATCAGACTCAGGAGTTTTCTGCGTGTGTTTATAGAAAAGAAGTGGGGTGAGTAAGTGGGGGGGGGTTCACACTTTGGCATTGTGGCCATCTCCTTCCTGTGAATACACTATcaaagtgagttttttttttgctttgtattCGAGTGAAGAAGCAAGCCAAGTGTGGTGTCAAAACAAGACTCAATAACTAGTTTTTATACTGTGAGatggaagaaaaacatttgagatAATGTCCAGGGATGTGTCTTCAAACCTTTCGACTTATTTGAGCACAAAGAGGAGGCGATGTCTGAATTCTGCAGCCGGCTTGGCGTCTGGAAAGATGATTAGCCGGCTAGAGCGAAGTTGGCAGAAAGTTTCATCCTCCTGAAAGCGATATTTGCTGCTATTTgatccaggttttttttttttttttttcttctttgcgcTAGATTAAGTCTCAATcaagctgcagaaacacttGACTGCGGCACCATTTAACTTTAAAAGACGGAAAGTACAAATCATGCAAATCTGAAACctctttattatattttgaGTTGTTGTGTGCTTCTTTTGAACTAACAAAGAAGAATTCAACTCTTTGTGCACCTCTAGTTTACAGAGGGATGTTTTTCAGCTGTTCTTTTGTACAGTCAGCACTAATTTCAAGTGACTTTGACTTATAAACAGACTATTTACAAAATGAGGTAACCCTCTCCTCACTCCCCCTCCTGCTCTCTTACTTTTGCTCCCTTCTCCCTCACATCCCTCataccccctctctctctctctccctctctctccctctctctcttcttctcttgttgcAGACTTCAGCAAAGCCTCACTGTAATTAGGACCGCTAGCCGCTGAGTTGCAGATTCTTTTCTGTGGAGATGGGGagttttctctccctcctcctttttttttctccttttcttcaaTTTTCATACAGCTGACCAAAAGAGCTgactgttggggggggggggtgtgtttGAGAAGTGTGTGAGCACATAAAACAGGCCACAGAGGGTGTTAAAGATAATAAATACAGTCGTAAGAAATGCTGAAGTggttcatcacacacacacatcctcacacCTGCACCTTCAAAGAcatccaccaccaccaccagagaGAAATGTAACttcattcttctctttttcacatcctcctcttttctctctaaaTGTCTTTCTCCTTTCCTCAAAGACTCCTCCCATCCTCCCCCCCGtctctccccttcctcctcgtgttgttttggttttggggaAATGAGAACCAGATGTTTGCTTATTGTGCAGAAGTCAGCGATGGatagagtgtgagagagagagagagacgggggtgattgggttttttttttggttttttttttgaggggtgAAGGGAGTGTTGGGTGAGGTCAGTCTGTGAGGATACAGCATGGGGGATTAGCTGACATGTCTCTGTAGCTTCACCCGCAGACCAGAAGCAGGGAGGGGTTCAGGGGCTGCAGGAGGACGAGAAACAGTGCAGTtggtatgggggggggggggttgtggaGGGTCTGATTCAGCATGTTGGACCCAAAGACCGCTTCCTGACCTGGGTGTTCCTGGAGTGTGGGGCACCCTGAGTAGCATGTTtcacaaaaatacactttaagatTTTTAAACGAGTGCAGGGCTGTTCATTAAAAACTGACACTGTGTTAGCTTTGTTTGTAGAAAGTTTgacaataacacaaaaaaaagtcccaCTTCACATTGGATCAGAAAGTATCAGAGCAAATGATTTACGTCTTGTTTGTGTTAGTTTGTTAAAACGGTTCTGATTCAGTTGGACTGCTTTCAAAACTTGGCTTATATCAACATCATAACGCTATTTAACATCTATTTTTCATAACAATTTGAATATATTATCCAGCTGGAAGAGGAGgatttatttggatttattttccATATTTATCGGTTAGTTTCTGAAGTTCCCAACCTAGAGTTGGACCCCCTCCAAAGGGTCGCAAGATACATCTTAAGGGTCTGAGGATGATTAAGGAATCAGCTAGCAGCTAACGCTTTGATTCCAAATATACATGTGCTTTCTGTTCAACAGAATGCAAAGGTAAAAATGCAAAATTGCATGCACCCTCGAATGTAGAATGAGtcatcaacattttttcatgttgaCAGAAAATGACCCACCCCAAAAAATCTAGGTGACATATCAGTTATATATGTGACAGTAGCTGCATGACATTATGTACGCagttagaaaaaaacataaatgtcaaCTTTAGAGCATCATCATGCAAGaattggtttattttttccGAATTGGCATTCCTTCAGTTTCCATGTGCAATTCATTCTGTTGCCAACGGCTTAAGCCAACcccagatgtgtttgtgtctgttttttttctctctctctctctggtcacaTTGATGTCATCTTAGGGCTCTTCCTTTCTGCTGTGATGTCCTAAATGAGAATAAAAAGCTAAGATGGGTATCAGGAGAGGTTTTTATTCAAGACAGAAACGTTCAGAAATGATTTTGAAGCTGGTATGTTGCCGTTATCATTCAAACTACAGGATGAATTCACCTC
This portion of the Labrus bergylta chromosome 22, fLabBer1.1, whole genome shotgun sequence genome encodes:
- the mrpl52 gene encoding LOW QUALITY PROTEIN: 39S ribosomal protein L52, mitochondrial (The sequence of the model RefSeq protein was modified relative to this genomic sequence to represent the inferred CDS: deleted 1 base in 1 codon) translates to MAAPVRTLCCSVLRLSSRQFSTTCGVRAGDKWRKENGLSRTGSEYGPLTDLPDWSFADGRPAPPLKGHLKRKQQREDIARRIVMLSSEVDMGIEAWREKQEEAKRVEEHKKSLLLKPKAKLMNKKTPS